GCTGCCGGATTCGTCGCTCGGCGAAGGTCCGCCGCCCTGCAGCTCGGATCGTTCCTTCTGCCCCCGCTGGTCGTCGCGCCAGGTCACGCGCTGCGGCTGCTCGCGGAACGAGAGCACCCGGATCCAGCCCATGTCGCCGTTCGCCTGATCGGTGCGCGACGCATACGAGCGCTCTTCGTCGACGAACACGAAGCTGCGAACGTCGCTGAGCGAGGTGCGCCAGCCGCGAATCGTGGCGGTCTGATACGGCCCGAGCACATACATCGCTTCGTTGTTGGCGAGCCGGGTGTGCTGACCATTCACCACGTTCAAGCCGTCCACCGCGATCAGCGCGGCGACGCGTTCGCCGGAGTTGTTGGTGATCTGGAGCGAGTAGGTCTTGTTCTTGAAGGCCTGGAAGTAATCGCGGTCCCAGTTGCCGGGCTTGAGGAATAGCGGCGCCGGCGTGCCGTCGACGATCACGCGCACGTCGAGCAGCGTGCCGTCCACGTGGTCGAGCGTGGGGGTGGCATTCGCGCGGCTCGAACCGGCCAGCGCGGGGCCGATCACCAGCAGGGCGAGCAGCCCGAGTTCGAATCTGCGTTTCATGGCGTTCCTCCTGTTCCGGTGGGTCCGACACTGCTGGAGTTCGGGAGCCGACTTGAAAGGAAGTACGCCGGTCCGGCGGAGGTATTCCGCCGGCCGAACCGCCGAGATAATCAGGGGCTCAAGGGACGACGACCGCCCGAGTCCCGGCCTCGAAACGGTCGAGGTCGTCGAGTACCGCGTTGATCGCGTCGGCCTCGAGCGGCACGCGCCGCGTAATGGCCGAGCCGAGGTCGAGCCCGCCCGATTGCGCGAGCGCGAGCAGCTCGTGGAGCTCGTCGAGATGATGGTCGTTGCAGCCGATCAGCTCCGCCTCGCGGCCGATCACTTCGCGATAGGGATCGATCTCGAGCGCGCGGTCGGAGATCCCGACCAGGACTACGCGCCCGAGCGGCGCCAGGGCTTGCAGCGCCTGGCGCATGGTGGCCGGCAGTCCGGCGAGCTCCAGAGCCACGTCCACACCTCGTTGATTCGTGAGGTGCCGGAGCGCCGCCACCGGATCCCCGGCGCTCGCGTCGACCGGAATCGCGCCGTGTTTCCTCACCGCCGATAACGGCTCGGCGCGGATGTCCACCCCGAACACCTCGCGGGCGCCGAGCGCCCGCGCAAGTTGAATCGCCGACATGCCGAGCCCTCCGCACCCGAACACCGCCACGGTTTCGCCGGGCGCGAGCCGGGCCCTGGCGAGCGCGTGAAGTGAGGTGGCGGACGAGCACATCAGGATCGCGCCGTGTTCGAACGCGATGCGGTCGGGAAGAAACACGGCATTCCGCGCCGGCGCCGTCACGTATTCCGCGAAGCCGCCGTCCCGGTGGTGGCCCAACATGGCGTAGTGCTCGCAGAACTGTTCGTGACCGGCCGAGCACTCCGCACAGCGGCCGCAGCTCGTGAAGTAGTGGAGGCAAACGCGGGCGCCGATCGCGTGCGTGCTGACTCCGGGGCCGAGCTTCTCGACCACACCCGCGATCTCGTGACCCAGGGTGAGCGGTAGCGGGCCCATCGGCGCGATCCCGGCTCGGTAGTGCGCGTCCGAGTGGCAAATGCCGGCGGCGCGAATCGCAACGCGGACTTCGCCGGGCCGGGGCTCGGGAGCGGGGATCTGCTGGAGCTCGAGCGGCCGGCCTGGGCCCACCATGCGCACGGCTTTCATGGTCGCGCACAATGACTGGAACGAGCGACGTGCTCAAGCGCGTCGCGGACCACCGTGGGGACGAGAGCTCTAGGAGGCTGGCGCCGCTCAGGCGGCGAGGTCGGTGGACTGACTCTCGCCGACCGTACCGGCGAGACGCAGCGCGTCGAGGATCAGCCGGTCGAGATCGAGGTCGAGCGTGATGTCCTCGTCGGCCGCGCGTTCGCCGGGATGGAAGACGAACTCGCCGTCTTTCCAGAGCAGCACGCGGCAGACAATCCGGCGCTGCACCTCGAGCACGGCGGCACGGAGCTGTTCGGGCTTGATCGCGCCGCTGTCCACCAGCATCTTGCCGATCGGGTGGCCGGGCGAATCCTGCTGCACCGCGATCGTCAGCTCGACTGCTTCGGGGCGGATGTCGCCGCCGTTGACCAGCACGTCTCCGACCCGCAGATGGACGCCGTTGGTCAGAGCGAAGGCCGAGCGTCCTTCGATCAGGAACAGGTCGGCGCGTTCGTCGTCGTTGCGAATCTCGAGCCGGCCGGTTGCGCGGGCGCCCTGCAGGAAGCGCAGGATCTGCACAGGCATGAAATGTTGGAGCGTGCCGGAAAGCGCCAGCATGGTTCCCTCCAGGTCAGGCGAAATCCCGGTAGGTATCGGCAGAAGGATGGGGCACCTTTACGGCGGTGGAGGGACGGGCGCCGGGGATCAGCTGAGGGCCGCGACCTCTCCAGCGGCCTCAAACGCCGCCTCGATCGCGTTCTCGATCGCCGGCACGCCGAAGCGATCCTGGTGCGCGAACGCGACGCGCTGGAAGGGCGCCGAGATCTTCTCGAGCCGCCCGCTGGCGAGCTGGCCGGGTTGCGCCAGCACCAGCGGGTGTCCCCAGCGCGCCATGTTGATGTCGACGATGTCGCGATCCGAGAGCCCGATCGCTGCGAGCCACGGCTGCAGGTCGTGGCGCACCGCGTCGCGGTAGCCGGCCGGCGAGGTCGCGGCGAAGAGCTCGCTCCGTCCGCCGTCATAGGGAAGCGCGCGATAGGCGGTGAGCACGCTGTGCCCGCTCTTCGGCGAAGCGACGAAGTCGGCGATGATGAGATCGGTCCATGCCGCCGTGTGGGGATCGAGCGGCTCGATACGATACGAGTCGTACCACTCCACTGAAGGCCGACGTCTGAGAAGCACGTTGGCCACGAGATAGGCGCGCCACTTCATCTCGGCCACCTGCGCGGCGCGCTCCTGCGGGAAGTCCTCCACGATCCGCGCGGCCATGAATCGCGGCACCGCCGCCACGCAGGCGCGAGCGGGAAAGCGCCGCGGGCGCTCGCCGGTGAAGGCGGTGACTTCGACGCCGCGCTCGACGCTTCGCACTCGCGAAGCCAGCGTGTCGGTGACGAGGTTCACGCCCTTCGCCCGCAGCGCCTCGCCCAGCGCCCGCGCGATTCCTGAATTTCCTCCCGGGAGGGCCAGGATGTCGCCGAACTCGGCGGTCAGGAAGTTCAGCGCGGCGTAGGTCGAGATCTCCTTGGCCGAGCCGCCGAACGACGACCAGCAGTAGTATTCGCAGAATTGGCGGACGTGCCCGGGCGCCCCCAGCCGCTCGAGATAGCTCGAGAACGGCAATGCATCGAGCCGCTCGAACTCGGCGCGCGGCCAGCCTTCCGTCCTTTCGGTCCAGGGGATCTCCGGATAGCGGGTGGCGACCATCTTTCTCCACGCATCGGCGATCCCTTTCGTCGCCGAGATGGCCTGGGCGGCGGATTCCGTGGTGCCGTCCCAGAAGTGCTCGACCAGCCTGCGGTCGAAGAACACCTCGCCCTTCGGCACCTGGACCGCGCGCTCGAGCACGCCCAGCTCGCGATAGAGCGTCTCGAGCGCGCTGCCCGGGTCGGGGCGCGTGAAGTAGGCCGCGCCGATCGAATAGCGGATGTCGCCCCACTCGGCCGATTTGGCGTTCCCGCCGATCTCGCGCGCCTGCTCGAGCACCGTCACGCGACGGCCGGCCTTGGCGAGCTGCCAGGCAGCGGTGAGGCCGCTGATGCCGCCACCGACCACGATCGCGTCGCAGGCCGGTTCGAGGGCGGCGCCGGCGCTCGAAGGCAGCATTCCGTCGCGCAGGCGGTGGCCCATCGTGAAATCGTCGCCGAGCCATAGATTCGCGTGCGGATTCGGGGGCAGCCCGCCCTCGTGCCGGCCACATCCCAGCGACCACGCCGCCATCTGCAGCGCCATCAGGCGAAGGAAATCGCGGCGCTGGAGCGGGCTCATGGACGGGAGTGCCGCGACGCGCGCCGGCTCCAGAAGAAATAGACCGGCACACCGAGAAGCAGAATGCCCATTCCAATCGCGGTGTTGGCCGGGTAGTGAACGATGGTGTTGATCACCAGCAGAGCGCTGATCAGCCCGAAGCCGAGCGTGGTCCAGGGATGGCCCGGAATCAGCGGCACCGCGCCCGGAGCACGAGCGGCCGCCCCGGTCGCCGCGTCGTGCCGGCGCAGCGCGAAGACCGCGCAGGCGGTGAGTCCGAAGAAGATCCAGTCCGCCGACACCACGTAGCTCAGGATCTGCTCGAAGCCGCCGGTCAGCGCGATCACGATCGCCAGCAAGCCCTGCAGCCCGATCGCCACCACCGGCGCGTGCGATCGGGGATGGAGCCAGGCCACCGGCCGGAAGAACAGCCCATGATCGGCCATCGCGTAGTAGACGCGCGGCGCGGTCAGCATGCTCTGGCTCAGGAATCCGGCGGCCGAGATCGCGATGCCGGCCGAGATCAGGCGCGCGCCGGGTTCGCCCAACGCCGCGCTCATGATGTCGGTGGCCGGGCGCGTCGATGCGGCGAGTCCCTCGATCCCGAGCACGCGGACACAGACGAGATTGGCCGCGACGTAGAGGACGATCACGCCCAGCACACCGATCAGCAGTCCGCGCGGCAAGGCGCGAGCCGGGTCGCGCACTTCTGCCGCGACGAAGGTCGCGGTCTGCCAGCCTCCGTATGAGAACAGCACCGGAACCATGGCGGCCCCGAACAGCGCGGCGAGTGCGAGCGAGAGCGGGGGAGTCGGGGGCGGCGCGGGCGGCGAGATCGTCTCCCCTCCCGAGACGATGCCGGGTCCGCCGCGCGTGGCGGCGAGAGCCAGGCCGCAGGCGATCCACGCGACGATCGCCAGGATCTTGAGCAGCATGAAACCACTCTGCACCGTGCTGCCCGCCCGCACGCCGGCGATGTTGATCAGCGTGAGCGCGGCGAGCAGGATCACCGCGATCGCCGGCTCCGGGATCGGCAGCGGCACCAGGCCGCTGAGATAGCGCGCGAACGTCACCGCGCCCGCCGCCATGCCGCCGGTCTGGATCACGAGCAGCAGCGCCCAGCCGTAGAGGAACGCGACCAGCGGGTGATAGGCCTCGCGCAGATAGGCGTACTGCCCGCCGGCCAGCGGTCGCCGCGCCGCCAGCTCGGCCCAGATGAAGGCGCCGGCAAGTGCGATGAGTCCCCCGAACATCCAGGCGGCGAGCAGCAGCACGGTCGAGTGGAGCTGGCGCGCGACCACCGAAGGCGTCACGAAGATGCCCGAACCGATGATCCCGCCCATCACGATCATGGTGATGTCGAACGTGCCAAGCCTTCGGGCGAGGCGCAGCTCGGCCGTGTTGGCGCCGGAACGCAAGGAGTCCGTCGCCGCCGGCGAGGACTCTACAGGCCCAGGATGTGCCACCCGGCGTCCACGTAGAGCGTCGTACCGGTGATGCCGCTCGCCATGTCGCTCAACAGGAACAAGCCCGCGGCGCCCACCTCTTCTTTGGTGATGTTGCGCTGGAGGGGTGCTGCGGCGCCGTGCTCCTTCAGCATGTCGGTGAATCCGCGGATGCCGCGAGCCGCGAGCGTGCTCACCGGGCCGGCCGAGATGCAGTTGACGCGGATTCGCTTCGGCCCCAGCTCCATCGCCATCTGCCTCGTCGCCTGCTCGAGCACCGCCTTGGCGCTGCCCATCACGTTGTAGTTGCGCACCGCGCGATTGGCGGCGAGATAGGAGAGCGTCACGATGCTGGCGCCGTTCTTCTCCAGCAGCGGCAGCATGCGATTCGTGACGTTGATGTACGAGTAGGCGCTCACTTCGAGCGCGAGCTGGAAGCCTTCACGCGGCGTGGCCACGAAGCTGCCCTCGAGATCCTCCTTGCGCGCGAATGCGATGCCGTGCACCAGCATTTCCACCGCGCCCCACTTCTCGCCGAGCGTGCGGGCAACGGCATCGATCTGCGCATCCCGGGCCACGTCGCATTCCAGCGTGATCGCGCTTGGCAGCGTCGCGGCCAGCTCTTCGACGCCGGACTTGAGGCGCTCGCCGGCGTAAGTCAGGCACAGCGCGGCGCCGGCCTTCGAAAGATCCTGCGCGATCGCCCACGACAGGCTGCGGTGATTGGCCACGCCCATCACCAGCGCGTGCCGCCCGCTCAGATCCACGTTGAACATCGGTCCTCCCTGGTGGTCGCGCCGAACGCTCGCGCACTCGCCCGAATTCGCGCTAAGCCGCCCGCTGCTTCTCCCACACGCGGATCGGCAGAATGATCACCTGAACACCGGCGAACTGAAGCCGCCGTTGAATCGAGAAGGCGGTCTCGTGGTGGAGCGAGCGCGTGAACAGGTTCTCGCGCTGGAACACGAGCTGTCCTGCGAACACCACCGGTCGGCGGAACTCCTTGATCAGATCGAGGCACATCCCTTCCAGCTCGGCGATCAGGTCGGTGCCGAGGGTATAGCGATACTCTGCGTAATAGCCGAGCCTTTGTGCCAGCCCGATGTATTTCTCGAGGTCCAGTTTCACCTTCTCCTCGAGGGCGTGCATGTCCTGAACCCCCTTGAACTGCCCGGAATCCACCAGGCCCACCGAACAGAACACCAGGTTCTTGAAATGTCGTGGGAACAGCCGCTGGATCGAAAGCAGCGTGTGAATGCCGAGCCCGGCGTAGGCCTCGACCAGCACAATCGCGGTGGGCCCGTCGGCCGACAGTTCCGGCTGCACCTTGGGCTCCGGCAACGGCAGGTTGGTGAGCACCTCGTCGAGCGACGAGAGCATCCGCCGCACCCGGCGATAGTGGCGGCGCACCAGCAGGCAGAACGCGATCAGGATGCTGGTCGCGACCAGCGTGACCCAACCGCCTTCGCGGAACTTGAGCGTGGCGGTCACGAACAGGATCCCGCCGGTCACCGCCGTTCCGAGCGACGCGATCAGGAGCCGGCGATGCCAGTGCGCGAGACTGCGACGTTCGTTCCACCAGTGGCGCACCATGCCGAGCTGGGAGAGCGTGAAGGTGGCGAAAACGTTGATCGAGTACATGACCACCAGGATGCGGACCTGCCCGCCGGTGTAGAGGATCGCGAGCGTCGCGGCCGCCGCCATGGTCAGCACGCCGTTCTGGGTCACCAGACGCTCGGAGAGGTGCGCGAACTGCTTGGGCACCCATTGGTCCACGCCCATCGCCGAAAGTGTGCGCGGCCCGTCGATGAAGCCGGTCTGCGCCGCCACGAACAGCAGCGCGCCTTCCGAGATCAGCGCCAGCAGAATGAGCCCGGAGCCGATCGGGATGCCGCGGATATTCCAGCCGCCGGCGACGCTGTGAAACAGCGTGGCGTTGAGCGTCCGACCCGGTTCGTGGTGGACCCCGAACAGCATATAGCAGAGCAGGATGCCGCCGGCGGTGAAGGCCAGCGAGGTGGCCATGTAGAGCATGGTCTTCTTGCCGGTCTCGACGCGCGGCTCGCGAAGAATCGGTACGCCGTTGCTCACCGCCTCGATGCCGGTGTAGGTGCCGCCCCCCAGCGAGAACGCCCGCATGAACACGATCAGCACGCCCGTGAGGCCCAGCTCGTGAACCGCGGAACGCGTGTCACGCACGGTGTCGAACACCAGGTGGCCGGTCTGGCCGACGTGAGTGAAGAATCCGGCGCCCACCATCAGCAGGTGACTCAGGATGAAACTGAGGAAGATCGGGGTGAGCACCATCACCGATTCCTTGACCCCGCGGATGTTGAGGGTGGTGAGCGTGGCGATGATGAGCATCTCGGTGGGCACCTTGAGGACCTGCCATTCGGGCGCGAGCAGCGAGAAGATCGCGTCGACCCCCGAGGCCACCGAGATCGCGATCGTCATCACGTAGTCCACCACCAGCGCGCAGCCGGAAACCACGCCGGGGTAAGGGCCGAGCAGTTTGGTCGCGACCAGATAGCCGCCACCACCGCTCGGAAACAGCTCGATGATCTGGCTGTAGGAGGCGGAGATGAGAAAGACGGTGATCACCGTCGCCAGCATCAGGTAGACGGCGAGGTGCGTGTGCAGGCCGAGGCTGAGGTAAGCTTCTTCCGGGCCGTAGCATGACGAAGACAGGCCGTCGGAACCCAGTCCCACCCAGGCGAAGAAGGCGATGAGCGCCAGATTGTGGTGGATGCGCGGGTCGAGGAGATTCTTGGGAGCCCCGAGCAGGACGTCGCGCAATCGGCCGAACACGGGCCGGAATCTAGGGTCTGGGTTCGGGGGTGGCAAGTGAGGGAGCCCGTGGGGCCGCGCTGGCGAGTTTTCGCGACTGGCGCGCTGGCACTGTTGGGTTTGACGCTCACACCGGCAGCGGCGCTCGCCGAGCCCGCGCCCGCCGACACCGCGGCGTTCACGCTGTTCGGCTGGCTGAGCCCGCCCGCCGATTCCACCACTGAAGCCCGTCTGGCTCAGATGGCGGATCTGTCGTTCAACCTCGCGCTACCTGCGTGGCTCGATCAGGGCCAACTCGCGGACAACCTCACGCGTCTCGATTTCGCCGGCGCTCACGGTATCCGCTGCTTGATCTGGGACGACCGCTTCAACGGAGCCTGGCACTGGCTCCCGACGTTCGAAGACACGCTCGACCAGGTGGTCGCCGACTATCGCGACCACCCGGCCTTCTGGGGGTACTACCTGGGCGACGAGCCACCGGCGTCGGAGTGGCCGCTGTTGCACCGGTTGCGCGAATCTTTGCGCCAGCGCGATCCGATTCACCCGGCGTGGAACAATCTGAGCGGTCGCGTGATCTATCCGACCGGTGTCTCGTTCGCGGACACCGTCACGAGCTACGCCGAGCTCGTGCACCCTGCGGTGCTGTGCGCCGATCACTACGACTTCACGGTGACTGGAGATCGGGGACAGTTCGTGGAGAACGCGGCGATCCTGCGCTCGGTGGCCGACGCGCATGGCCTGCCGTTCTGGGCCATCATTCAGCTCATCCCTCATTCGAGCTACCGTCCCCTCACGCTCGGCGAGGTGTCGTGGCAGGTGAGCCAGCTGCTCGCCTACGGCGCGCGAGGCATCGGCTACTTCACCTACTGGCCGCCGGATCCGGATCCGGCGTTCAACTGGGGCACGGCGATCATGGGTGGCGATGGCCAGCCGAGCCCGTGGTACGACCGGCTGAGGCGATTCAACGAGGGGGTGCGCCAGGCCGGGGTGATACTCGCGAGTTCGCGCTGGCGGCGGACGACGCACTCGGGCTCGGTGCCGATGGGCGGCCTTCCATTTACGCCGGACGATTGGATCGTGAACGTTTCAGGCCGCGCGGCAATCGGAGAGTTCGAAGGGCCAGGAGGCGAAAAGTACGTGTTGGTGGCCAACAGCGATTCGCTGACGGGACGGACGATCGCGCTCGGCCTGAATGGCTATCGCGCGACGATCGTGGACCGCGGGCAGAACGTCTTCTACCCCAACGCGGCCGCCCCGGCCACCGCCGATGCGAGTTCGCTCTCGCTCGGTGCGGGGGAGTTCGCGTTGGTCTCGCTCGAGCCGATCGCGGCGGGAACCGCAGCGATGGCCGTGGCCCCCAACCCCGGCAGCGGCATGATGAGTTTCAGCATTCAGGTGACATCGCCGAACGCGCGGTTCGAGATTCTCGACACGAGCGGCCGACGCATCTGGAGTCAGGCGGTGGCCGCGGGCCCGGCCAGCGTCGTTTGGCGCGGGGAACGGGATCGCGGCGGCACAGCCACTGCGGGGATCTACTTCGTCCGAGTCGCGGGTGCGGGCCAGGAATCCGTGCGTCGCTTCGCGTGGTTGGGGACTCGGTAAGCTGCGAACGCTCGCGAGCCTCGAACGCGCCATCGTTCGCTGCGAGCTGTGTCCGCGGCTGCGACGCTATTGCGCGGCGATCGCGAAGAAGAAGAAGCGTGAGTTCGCCGACCAGACCTACTGGGGAAAGCCCGTTCCCGGCTTCGGCGACCCGAGGGCGCGGCTGCTGATCGTCGGGCTGGCGCCAGCCGCGCACGGTGGCAACCGCACCGGACGCGTATTCACCGGCGATTCGAGCGGCGACTGGCTCTACGCGGCGCTCCATGCGCACGGCTTCGCCAGTCAGGCGAATTCGGTGAGCCGCGACGATGGCATGAAGCTCGCCGGGTGCTGGATCAGCGCGGCCGGGCGCTGTGCCCCGCCCGGGAACAAGCCCAAGCCGCGTGAGCTCGAGAATTGCCGGCCGTATCTCGAGGCCGAGATCCGTTTGCTGAAGGAACTGCGCGTGGTGATGGTGCTCGGCCGCATCGCGCACGATGCGTGGTTGCGTGCCTCGGGGCGGTGGGATCGGCTTGCGCCCGGCAAGCGCCCCGCCTTTGCGCACGGCGCCGAATACACGCTCGATCCACGTACGACGCTGCTCTGCTCCTATCACCCGAGCCGGCAGAACACCAACACGCGCCGGCTCACACGTGACATGTGGAATGAACGCTTCGCGCGGGCCCGGGCGCTGGTCGACGCGCGCTAGAAATAACCCTTCATCAGCTCGTCGATCCAGGACGGCACGCGTGCCTCGCGCCGATCGAACACCGGCGCATAGGGCTTCAAGTCGAGCACCGGGGTTCCATCGATCGCGTCGAGCCCGCGCACGCGCAGGCGACCCGGCTCGGCCGCGACGATCTCCACGGCCGTCACCCCGATTGGGTTGGGACGCATCCGCCCGCGCTGGGCGAACACGCCGAGCAGCGGCATGTCGGCGCGCCCCCGCGGGCGCCGCACCAGCGCGGGCGGCTCACCATCCAGATCGTGGTGCATGTAGAAGATCACGAGCACGTGGCTGAACTGCTCGAGCCCCTGCAGTCCAGCCGCGTATGCCGGACGCATCTCGATCACCGATTCGAGCGCGCCCCAATCTGCATCCTCGGTCGAGGTGCGCCCGTTGCGAACCGTGCCGATGACTTTCAGCGTCAGCTTGCCCACCGGAGGACCTCCGCTACCGGAACTTCCTGAC
This portion of the Candidatus Sulfotelmatobacter sp. genome encodes:
- a CDS encoding zinc-binding dehydrogenase, translated to MKAVRMVGPGRPLELQQIPAPEPRPGEVRVAIRAAGICHSDAHYRAGIAPMGPLPLTLGHEIAGVVEKLGPGVSTHAIGARVCLHYFTSCGRCAECSAGHEQFCEHYAMLGHHRDGGFAEYVTAPARNAVFLPDRIAFEHGAILMCSSATSLHALARARLAPGETVAVFGCGGLGMSAIQLARALGAREVFGVDIRAEPLSAVRKHGAIPVDASAGDPVAALRHLTNQRGVDVALELAGLPATMRQALQALAPLGRVVLVGISDRALEIDPYREVIGREAELIGCNDHHLDELHELLALAQSGGLDLGSAITRRVPLEADAINAVLDDLDRFEAGTRAVVVP
- a CDS encoding DUF4388 domain-containing protein → MLALSGTLQHFMPVQILRFLQGARATGRLEIRNDDERADLFLIEGRSAFALTNGVHLRVGDVLVNGGDIRPEAVELTIAVQQDSPGHPIGKMLVDSGAIKPEQLRAAVLEVQRRIVCRVLLWKDGEFVFHPGERAADEDITLDLDLDRLILDALRLAGTVGESQSTDLAA
- a CDS encoding FAD-dependent oxidoreductase, with amino-acid sequence MSPLQRRDFLRLMALQMAAWSLGCGRHEGGLPPNPHANLWLGDDFTMGHRLRDGMLPSSAGAALEPACDAIVVGGGISGLTAAWQLAKAGRRVTVLEQAREIGGNAKSAEWGDIRYSIGAAYFTRPDPGSALETLYRELGVLERAVQVPKGEVFFDRRLVEHFWDGTTESAAQAISATKGIADAWRKMVATRYPEIPWTERTEGWPRAEFERLDALPFSSYLERLGAPGHVRQFCEYYCWSSFGGSAKEISTYAALNFLTAEFGDILALPGGNSGIARALGEALRAKGVNLVTDTLASRVRSVERGVEVTAFTGERPRRFPARACVAAVPRFMAARIVEDFPQERAAQVAEMKWRAYLVANVLLRRRPSVEWYDSYRIEPLDPHTAAWTDLIIADFVASPKSGHSVLTAYRALPYDGGRSELFAATSPAGYRDAVRHDLQPWLAAIGLSDRDIVDINMARWGHPLVLAQPGQLASGRLEKISAPFQRVAFAHQDRFGVPAIENAIEAAFEAAGEVAALS
- a CDS encoding amino acid permease; the encoded protein is MRSGANTAELRLARRLGTFDITMIVMGGIIGSGIFVTPSVVARQLHSTVLLLAAWMFGGLIALAGAFIWAELAARRPLAGGQYAYLREAYHPLVAFLYGWALLLVIQTGGMAAGAVTFARYLSGLVPLPIPEPAIAVILLAALTLINIAGVRAGSTVQSGFMLLKILAIVAWIACGLALAATRGGPGIVSGGETISPPAPPPTPPLSLALAALFGAAMVPVLFSYGGWQTATFVAAEVRDPARALPRGLLIGVLGVIVLYVAANLVCVRVLGIEGLAASTRPATDIMSAALGEPGARLISAGIAISAAGFLSQSMLTAPRVYYAMADHGLFFRPVAWLHPRSHAPVVAIGLQGLLAIVIALTGGFEQILSYVVSADWIFFGLTACAVFALRRHDAATGAAARAPGAVPLIPGHPWTTLGFGLISALLVINTIVHYPANTAIGMGILLLGVPVYFFWSRRASRHSRP
- a CDS encoding enoyl-ACP reductase: MFNVDLSGRHALVMGVANHRSLSWAIAQDLSKAGAALCLTYAGERLKSGVEELAATLPSAITLECDVARDAQIDAVARTLGEKWGAVEMLVHGIAFARKEDLEGSFVATPREGFQLALEVSAYSYINVTNRMLPLLEKNGASIVTLSYLAANRAVRNYNVMGSAKAVLEQATRQMAMELGPKRIRVNCISAGPVSTLAARGIRGFTDMLKEHGAAAPLQRNITKEEVGAAGLFLLSDMASGITGTTLYVDAGWHILGL
- a CDS encoding APC family permease, with translation MFGRLRDVLLGAPKNLLDPRIHHNLALIAFFAWVGLGSDGLSSSCYGPEEAYLSLGLHTHLAVYLMLATVITVFLISASYSQIIELFPSGGGGYLVATKLLGPYPGVVSGCALVVDYVMTIAISVASGVDAIFSLLAPEWQVLKVPTEMLIIATLTTLNIRGVKESVMVLTPIFLSFILSHLLMVGAGFFTHVGQTGHLVFDTVRDTRSAVHELGLTGVLIVFMRAFSLGGGTYTGIEAVSNGVPILREPRVETGKKTMLYMATSLAFTAGGILLCYMLFGVHHEPGRTLNATLFHSVAGGWNIRGIPIGSGLILLALISEGALLFVAAQTGFIDGPRTLSAMGVDQWVPKQFAHLSERLVTQNGVLTMAAAATLAILYTGGQVRILVVMYSINVFATFTLSQLGMVRHWWNERRSLAHWHRRLLIASLGTAVTGGILFVTATLKFREGGWVTLVATSILIAFCLLVRRHYRRVRRMLSSLDEVLTNLPLPEPKVQPELSADGPTAIVLVEAYAGLGIHTLLSIQRLFPRHFKNLVFCSVGLVDSGQFKGVQDMHALEEKVKLDLEKYIGLAQRLGYYAEYRYTLGTDLIAELEGMCLDLIKEFRRPVVFAGQLVFQRENLFTRSLHHETAFSIQRRLQFAGVQVIILPIRVWEKQRAA
- a CDS encoding T9SS type A sorting domain-containing protein, producing MREPVGPRWRVFATGALALLGLTLTPAAALAEPAPADTAAFTLFGWLSPPADSTTEARLAQMADLSFNLALPAWLDQGQLADNLTRLDFAGAHGIRCLIWDDRFNGAWHWLPTFEDTLDQVVADYRDHPAFWGYYLGDEPPASEWPLLHRLRESLRQRDPIHPAWNNLSGRVIYPTGVSFADTVTSYAELVHPAVLCADHYDFTVTGDRGQFVENAAILRSVADAHGLPFWAIIQLIPHSSYRPLTLGEVSWQVSQLLAYGARGIGYFTYWPPDPDPAFNWGTAIMGGDGQPSPWYDRLRRFNEGVRQAGVILASSRWRRTTHSGSVPMGGLPFTPDDWIVNVSGRAAIGEFEGPGGEKYVLVANSDSLTGRTIALGLNGYRATIVDRGQNVFYPNAAAPATADASSLSLGAGEFALVSLEPIAAGTAAMAVAPNPGSGMMSFSIQVTSPNARFEILDTSGRRIWSQAVAAGPASVVWRGERDRGGTATAGIYFVRVAGAGQESVRRFAWLGTR
- a CDS encoding uracil-DNA glycosylase; the encoded protein is MRARNPCVASRGWGLGKLRTLASLERAIVRCELCPRLRRYCAAIAKKKKREFADQTYWGKPVPGFGDPRARLLIVGLAPAAHGGNRTGRVFTGDSSGDWLYAALHAHGFASQANSVSRDDGMKLAGCWISAAGRCAPPGNKPKPRELENCRPYLEAEIRLLKELRVVMVLGRIAHDAWLRASGRWDRLAPGKRPAFAHGAEYTLDPRTTLLCSYHPSRQNTNTRRLTRDMWNERFARARALVDAR
- the tsaA gene encoding tRNA (N6-threonylcarbamoyladenosine(37)-N6)-methyltransferase TrmO, yielding MGKLTLKVIGTVRNGRTSTEDADWGALESVIEMRPAYAAGLQGLEQFSHVLVIFYMHHDLDGEPPALVRRPRGRADMPLLGVFAQRGRMRPNPIGVTAVEIVAAEPGRLRVRGLDAIDGTPVLDLKPYAPVFDRREARVPSWIDELMKGYF